The genome window TTAAACCAATAAGCTACAATCACGTTTGATGCAGTCTGAAACCCACATAAaaagtattttgtattttgtattgttacTGTTCCTGATTGACAAATTGAatgaaaaaacataaacagacttAATCGATTATATGGTGTCGGCAATTTCCAGGTTCGAGCCCTTTTGAGCTCAACCGAAGAAAGAAGCTCAATGGGCCAAAGTTTAAGTGGCAAGCAACAACAAGCATGTTTCAGGCTTCACAAAGATGAGTAATGTGACAGCTAGTTTAACTCTGCTTAAAGAAGGAGTGAGGCCAATCACACAATTGTTTCGCcatcacaaagcctgcagcatttcagtaaCTCAGAGTTCCACCATTTGTCCCACTTTCATCGGATTCAAACGATTCTTGTGAGTATGTTCAAGAGACagtgtaaaatgtattaaatgagTTTAATCAGGATTGCTCAAAGGCATCTTGAGTTATGAGTAAATATGCAATCGGTCACACCAAGCACCAATTAATATGAACCTTTGGATTTTGCTTCATACTTGTGTCCGGGGCATGTGCACCTTAACTGGTGACAAGTGGGGCTATTCCCAATCGTTGTCTGAAGCAATGTATCAAGATTTATGTTTGTGGTGTTGATATCGCCAAAATCCCAAAATATGTCAATTAACAGTTTTTAACATTATGCAAACTCCTAAAAAATTCCACCATGGCCAGCTTTTATGGTGCAAGAGGCTTTTTTGTAGAACACATTGAGCTAGACCTGTGTGTGCCCAACTTCAAGTCGATCAAACTTGGTGTGTGTCTCACTGGTGTGAGCTGTTCCAAAATTGCATTTTTGGGCCTTAATCACAGTTCCACCATCTGGCCAACTGGGCTCATATTTCTTGGGAAACATTTGCACAGCAATTCCAGTTACTGGCCTAAGTTTCATGTTTCTAGTTCATGCCAATCCACAGCAAATTGAGGTGCTATGGTGCAAcgataatgataataataaaaataataatggtGATAATAAACTGGCACAAACAGGGTCCTGCCCACTCTGGGCTTGAACCCTAATAAAACTTGGTGAATAACTGACAGATGACTGTAATGGCCTTACTTGTTGGGTGGCAAGGTGATTTGGGACTGgctctgcttttttctttggcttttacCAGCCATTCCTTGAACTTATCCTCTGCCCTCTTGCGGcgctcttcctcctgctcaaCCCTCAGGGCAGCTTCCTCCTGTGAAGAAAAAGGATTGATCATAATCTGGCTGCTCCCGCTCATCAATTATAACATTtaactttaaatatttttatacaaaGCACAATAACTTTAAAACATCCACATtactttctccttcttttccatttctattttctctctgttcttcttctgcagccagcttttgtacttttgctgagctttctgttcagtctctctctgcttttccagATGCCTCtgtatctcctcctcctctttgctctgcaTTACAAGTTGCTTGTGCTTCTCCTAAGATTGCAAGAGGAAAGCAAATAACAGAAATGTCAGCATTAGATATTGAACATTACTATGTAACTGAACAAAATTCATGTAAATTGCAGTCAATCTGCTATGGTGCTTTGTGTGGTTTTACTGAGTTTAAAGCAGTAGTACctgttctcttttcattttcaaccatTCTTGGATCTTCTCTTCCATGACAATCTTTTTCCGTTCCTGCTCCATTTCTtgacattcttttttttcctttactaATCGCTCCTAATTAAAAGATATAAAACATTCTGCTCAGAGATTCAGACAGGATATATTAAGACAGTCTGCTTGGAAGAAAGACTCATTTCTAAGTAAGGGGTAAAAGCTGTAACTAGCTTtctacaaaaagaaaaggaacgTAAGCACTATTGTAGCTATACAGtggcaaaaataataattgactATGGCttgcctcctctgctttctttttcaattTGAGACGGTCTTCTCTGGCTTTGTTCACCAGCCACAGTTCCCATGCACTGAGAGTAGGCGTGCCAGCAGGATCCACAGCGGTGTTCAGCATCTGCTCTGAAGTTGCTCTTGGTAGCTCACACctataacaaaaacacatctacCGTCATACATATTCCACACTATGCTtactttttgtctgtctgtatcaTGCACTCCATAGTCTTTCACTCGGTTTATAAAGTAtcttaatctttaaaaaaattagCAGTACCTGACTGGTGAAACGCTGAGTCTGGAGTTGTCACTCTGCCTGGGTGAAGTCTGCTGAGCTAGGCTCGGCTCCTGGCTTTCATCGCTGTCAAAACTGTCATGGTAAAtgggagaaagcagagaaaatgtgtcttCGTCATCCGACAGGACACCGTCGTCCAAGCCCTTGGATACTTGGAAGTCTTGCCTCTGGCTTGTTTTCACAGGGGTTGAGCTGAAGCCCTCGGACGCAGAGGCAGGGCAGTTCGGCATCCTCCCTCCAGACATGACTAGTCGATGTCTGCTTCAAAGAAGACAACGTcaacacatgaaaatgttttccataAGTTGCGTGTGAGTTTCGTCTGTTAGCTAATGTCAAATAAACCTATACAACTTCTAAATGAGAcacaacatacaaacacaactaATTAGTTCATGTTTATTGCTcaaaacagcttgttttcacGGTTAGCAAAAttaggctaatgttagcactcAACGATAACTAACAGCTAGCCCTGATGAGCTAACTTAGCTTTAGTATATTCTAAAACGCAACGAACGTTGAATGCTAATTATGAGCTagctgtgcatgtatgtatgtatgtgttcgGTGCCTCTAGCTGACTCTGAATAACTGTGAACGTTTAGAAAGCTACCTTTGAGCGTATATTTGAAGAAAGGTCTCGCCGTAGTGCTCGTCTCTATTGTAAAGGCTGATTTGCAAACAACTTTTTTCCCATGATACACCACGCCCCTCGCTCAACTGGACGCCGCGTCGGTAACCATGGTGAGGCTTGACGCTTTTACGGACGTTTGTCTCAACACATccgtttctgttttgtttcttgcaAGATATTTGCGTCATAACATTAGTGAAAAACGGGAAATGAAAAACTATTTAGTCAATATATGTTTTATAACGGGCAATGTTTTCCTGGGGTTTTGTGAACAGGTACTCTTGTATTGTTGCAGTGTTAGTCTGTTCAGTGCTTGTTTGGACTGTACTATTTGATTGTGCTTCAGACAATGAGTTTAATCCCTACTGTAATAACAGGCAGTTGTTGTCTATCTGGCCGCTCTGATCCAGCTGAAGTTCATCTGCCCATGCACTCTGTCTCACTCCCACTTAACATTATCCGTCTAATTATCAGCAGGCATTCCAGAAGGCTCTGGTACACTGAGGGGCTGctctcacagacagatgtggcATTTTGTTAGTGTTTGTAATCACCTGCAGCCCTAAATTAACTCttgtcttttatgttttttaatctAAAGATCACTGCTTAGGCAACATTGTGTGTTCTTGAGTTTTGATTATCATTAACATAACTCTCTGCTAATGGTCATTGAGTTTCAGATAAAAAggattttatttcttcattaaaatttaaaatcaagtcctgcattcaacatTTTAGTTGAGTAAGTAAAAGTTCataagtattagcatcaaatatacttaaagcagcaaaagtaaaagtgcttaTTATGCAGAATTGCGCATATCAAAATTAttgatgcatgaatgtgtaaGCATCATTTTGATTATGCAGCTACAAAATGTGGggcttatttaaaaaaaatttaccTACCTTTAGATATGGTAGGttaatgtataataatatatcgtaattatttgtatatattatattttgtattaataatcaaCCTGAACCAGCAAAGTAAATAGTAACTAAagctatcaaataaatgtacaatatttgtctctgaaatCTTGTAGAAGTATGAAGCAGCATAaaattactcaagtaaagtagaAGTGccttaaaattgtacttaaacacagtacttgagtaagtgtatatgttattttcctccactGCTCTGTATAAGTCATtaatgaaacaaacaatgaGCACATGTCTGTATCTTGTTGGTAATTAACTCTACATCACTCCCATCATGTCACACAGCATCATGTGTCAGACCCCTGTGAGATCCCCACAGTTCTTAGTAAGGCCATGATACGTGAGGAAGATCAGCCACCAGCACGTGCAGAGCGAAGATGGGTGTGTCTGAGCCTACGTGTCTCCAGCACAGCTTCAGAGTCACACCAAAGTGAGGGATTCCAGCTCTGGCCTCTGCTGGTCCCGTCCTCAAAGGCTACTCAGAGGTCTGCACGGTCCAGTACTGACTGCATCCAGCCGACCGAGCAGCTGAGCAGCCAGCTCGCTGGCCAGGTGGTATGGTGACAGGCGACCATCAGAGACTGCCAGAAGGCAGAAGCAAACTACATCGACTCTCCCGGACCCCTTGTCCAGGTCTGGGACCACCAAAGAAGTCACGCAAGAAGCTCCAAGTCATCATCTGTGTGCTGCTTGTGGAGCTGTGTGAAAGATTCACTTTCTTTGGGATTGTATGCAACATGATTCTCTTCTGCACTGTGAAGCTGGGTTATGATAACTTCCTGGCTGCAACAGTGAATCTGTGCTTTGTAGGAGCCAGCACCCTGACCCCTGTTCTGGTGGGCTGGTTTGCAGAAACCTGCTTGGGAAGGACTAAGGTGCTCTACTTGTgtgcttttcttcatttctttggTAAGACGCAACAGACTAAAGGATAATTGATGTTGTCTGATGTCATGAAATCTGAAACTGATGTCATGAAATCTGAAACTGATGTCATGAAATCTGTATTTCTTGAAgccaaggggaaaaaaaatggagtttCAATTGATGTGACTGTGCTTCTACAAGACGAGATATTTATCTGAATATGTGAAATGAGCAAGGAAGATGCACAATCATCTCACATATTAGTCTTTATTATCTTTACTGTGAGCTCACTTCAAGAGCATTAGTAATTCTATGCAACTACATGCCATACCCTTAACCTGCAATCATACTTTGTAGGCACGGCCATGCTGCCCGTGGTGGCGTTCCCGTTCGAAGATTTCTACATTGACACTCATCACATGACGCACCAGCTGAACCCTCGGGAGCAGCAGATCTTGTTCTACACCGGCCTCCTGGCTGCTGCGCTGGGCATCGGCGGCATCCGGGCCATCCTCTGTCCCATGGGAGCCTATAGCCTGCAGGGCTACAACCAGCACCAGCTCCTGTCTTTCTTCAACTGGTGGGTGGTGTTTCCATTTGAATACAGTCATTCACTCGGTTAGCCAATAATCACACTCCAGACAGTCCGTTGATATTGGTACTGTGATCGGTGTCATCAAGACATCTtgttaatgattttttttacaagtcAGTTATTCTGTATGAAGATTTTGAACAATGAACAAGTGGGGCTTGGGTGATGGGGGAGTTAGGGTCAAAATCAAAAGAATTTATCCACTTTAAGTGTACACTAATATCCTTgataaataatatattttggTTCATCCTATGGAGAGTGTGAATGTGCTCTTGGTTAATTTCATAGCCATCTGCACATCAGAGTTTTATATCTGCACACCTCTGGAAATTCTGGCTAGACTGCGGTGCTACAGGAAAGGTAGGGGG of Chelmon rostratus isolate fCheRos1 chromosome 6, fCheRos1.pri, whole genome shotgun sequence contains these proteins:
- the LOC121607842 gene encoding coiled-coil domain-containing protein 34-like is translated as MSGGRMPNCPASASEGFSSTPVKTSQRQDFQVSKGLDDGVLSDDEDTFSLLSPIYHDSFDSDESQEPSLAQQTSPRQSDNSRLSVSPVRCELPRATSEQMLNTAVDPAGTPTLSAWELWLVNKAREDRLKLKKKAEEERLVKEKKECQEMEQERKKIVMEEKIQEWLKMKREQEKHKQLVMQSKEEEEIQRHLEKQRETEQKAQQKYKSWLQKKNREKIEMEKKEKEEAALRVEQEEERRKRAEDKFKEWLVKAKEKSRASPKSPCHPTSPYDKSYPSPSFYNPIPWKPIHVPPPETSLSKTSGKKPQKQQKSKQSRSTIYTLRNSASAGQLLQRR